CCCGCGCTAGGCGGGCGAAAGTCACGAAGGAGTTACTACGTAGACTCGCAACCTACGCCCCACCCCCTACAAGGTCAAGATGACTGGAGCGCAATGACGCCTAACTGCCGACCCGGATCTCCGCCGCGGTGGCTGAAGAAGCGGTCGGCGTGGCACCGTGTGCAGGCGGCACTGGCGGAAATCTGCTGGACCCCTCGCCGGCGAGCCTGCTCGCGCAGCACCTCCCGCACGTCGAGCTGTCCTTTTCCCGTTGCCGGGATGCCGTACACCGCGCTCAAGACCTCAGATCCCACCTCGTAGCAGGCACCGCAAATCGACGGACCGAGGTGCACCACGCACTCATCGGCCGGATACCCCATTGCGGTGAGGGCGTCGAGCCCCACGTCCAGGATCCGGGCGGCCGTTCCCCGCCAGCCGGCATGCAGCGCCGCCACCGCACCGCGGGGGTGCGCCACGAATACCGGAGTGCAATCGGCGATCGTGACGGCCAGCGCGGTACCGGGGGTGTTCGTGACGTGCCCGTCCACGCCGCGGAGTCGCAGCCATCCTCGCCAGCTGCCATCGTGCCGCTCTACGACCGCCCCGTGGACCTGATGGGCCGTGGCGAGTCGGTCGATGCGGAGCGAGGCGAGATCCTCCTGCAGACGCGCCCACCGCTCCATCACGTCAGCGACCGGCTCTTGGGAACCCATGCCGAACGAGCCGTCGGCGCGCGTCGTTGTCCATGCCAACACACCGTCGGGCATATCCGGAACCGATTCGGCCGATCCGAGCGGC
This region of Gemmatimonas groenlandica genomic DNA includes:
- a CDS encoding polyphenol oxidase family protein gives rise to the protein MSLAPLGSAESVPDMPDGVLAWTTTRADGSFGMGSQEPVADVMERWARLQEDLASLRIDRLATAHQVHGAVVERHDGSWRGWLRLRGVDGHVTNTPGTALAVTIADCTPVFVAHPRGAVAALHAGWRGTAARILDVGLDALTAMGYPADECVVHLGPSICGACYEVGSEVLSAVYGIPATGKGQLDVREVLREQARRRGVQQISASAACTRCHADRFFSHRGGDPGRQLGVIALQSS